One window of Verrucomicrobiia bacterium genomic DNA carries:
- a CDS encoding response regulator transcription factor — MISELKERNSERVAPAVPARTAQVAGRADRVRVLIADDHVTVLEGLAAIIGRQTDMEVVAEASNGREAVDLWRKHRPDVTLLDLRMPILDGVAAIDQIRRQQAWARVVVLTTFDSDNEIARAIKAGAKGYLLKDARREELLDCIRKVNSGQTCIPTALAAKLAESMSSEPLTGRELDVLNLLADGKSNKEIGSHLFITETTVKSHLRSIFSKLNVLSRTEAITTASRRGLVQL, encoded by the coding sequence ATGATTTCAGAACTGAAAGAGCGAAATAGTGAAAGGGTTGCGCCCGCAGTGCCCGCCCGAACCGCTCAGGTCGCCGGGCGCGCGGATCGGGTTCGAGTGCTCATCGCAGACGACCATGTCACTGTGCTCGAAGGCCTGGCTGCAATCATTGGCCGGCAAACAGACATGGAAGTCGTAGCCGAAGCCTCCAATGGCCGGGAAGCGGTTGACCTATGGCGCAAGCATCGCCCCGATGTAACTCTCCTCGACCTTCGGATGCCGATCCTCGACGGAGTCGCGGCGATCGACCAGATTCGCCGCCAGCAAGCCTGGGCGCGGGTAGTCGTCCTGACGACCTTTGATTCCGATAACGAGATTGCCCGCGCGATTAAGGCAGGCGCCAAAGGCTACCTGCTCAAGGACGCCCGGCGTGAGGAGTTGCTGGATTGCATCCGGAAGGTGAACTCCGGCCAAACCTGTATTCCTACAGCGCTTGCCGCCAAGCTCGCCGAGAGCATGAGCAGCGAACCTCTGACTGGACGCGAGCTGGACGTGCTGAATCTGCTGGCGGACGGCAAAAGCAACAAGGAAATCGGCAGCCATCTCTTTATAACCGAAACAACGGTGAAGTCTCACCTTCGCAGCATCTTCAGCAAGCTGAACGTGCTCAGCCGCACGGAAGCCATTACGACCGCCAGCCGCCGCGGCCTGGTCCAGCTCTAA
- a CDS encoding BlaI/MecI/CopY family transcriptional regulator, translating into MSFESKPRSGATAVSQRISEAEWTIMKALWSLRTATAKQVVEKLEGEVDWKPKTIHTFLARLVQKGAVANERTGREYVFTALASEQECRLSASRSFLARVFDGEIAPFLACFLERKKLTRKEIEELKKILEEKS; encoded by the coding sequence ATGAGCTTTGAATCTAAACCCAGGTCCGGTGCCACGGCCGTTTCGCAACGTATTTCCGAGGCCGAATGGACGATCATGAAAGCACTCTGGTCGCTCCGCACCGCCACCGCCAAGCAAGTGGTCGAGAAACTCGAAGGCGAGGTGGATTGGAAACCCAAAACTATCCACACGTTTCTGGCGAGGCTGGTGCAGAAAGGCGCGGTGGCCAACGAAAGAACAGGACGCGAGTATGTTTTCACGGCCCTGGCCAGTGAGCAGGAATGCCGTCTCTCAGCCAGCCGCTCGTTCCTGGCGAGAGTATTTGACGGTGAAATCGCTCCGTTTCTGGCTTGCTTCCTGGAGCGCAAAAAGCTCACACGGAAGGAGATTGAAGAGCTAAAAAAAATCCTGGAGGAGAAGAGCTGA
- a CDS encoding M56 family metallopeptidase gives MNALLALSTDAFEWVWRTSLIVSILSVLVFAIQKLLGRWLTPYSRYALSAIICLRLMLPVVPSSRMSLENLVWPLPKHQAWSVVAPVPRDEYVRPVRMFGPSLPVATRQPTQSAPRDSGYGAVAPVSTLSTREAISLVWAGGCLFLVAFACWRYVRWNRLIARSPPMTDPNVLQLLDSARRTMGVRRPVTLVSVHGLNSPAVFGLRQIWLLLPRSAATQLSDQELQMVFLHEMAHVRRHDLGLNVVLIGLQFLHWFNPFIWLASHRLRADGELVCDRMVMNRLLAAERSHYGHLLLKLVGEFQTSVFSGAIPVVGSKQEIRRRLFMIKHRGVGGFRANLVAALAVAALVGATFTRAQSVQKVESAQGTESPNAGPSPDANAGLPGQTPQLARDLMGTWVLVGEPGKIGKAPRAGGRYKFFTGSHWCITQADPDNHVVIFHHGGSYWFNGNEYVETLHYANPTTMDRIGRTNHFQIQIEGDTLTDIGIGNPWREVWKRVGSKSSSVSASPLGKGMIGAWTLGNEPNAFKFITDSSWCDTTADSKNGIVVFHHGGTCTLKGNRYVQSVEYANPSSMNLIGHSSKFDVSVDGDTLKIVGVGNPWTQTWNRAK, from the coding sequence ATGAACGCGCTCTTGGCTCTGAGCACCGATGCATTCGAATGGGTTTGGAGGACCTCCTTAATCGTGTCGATTCTGTCAGTGCTAGTTTTCGCGATCCAAAAGCTGCTGGGCCGATGGTTAACGCCGTATTCGCGCTATGCATTAAGCGCCATCATTTGCCTGCGATTGATGCTCCCGGTAGTGCCTTCCAGCCGCATGAGTTTGGAAAACCTTGTGTGGCCCTTGCCAAAGCATCAGGCATGGTCCGTTGTCGCGCCGGTCCCAAGGGACGAGTATGTTCGCCCGGTTCGGATGTTTGGCCCTTCGCTTCCTGTCGCGACCCGGCAACCAACGCAGTCCGCGCCCCGCGATTCCGGTTATGGCGCCGTGGCCCCAGTATCTACGCTTTCGACGCGCGAAGCGATAAGCCTGGTTTGGGCAGGCGGATGTCTGTTTCTGGTGGCATTCGCGTGTTGGCGCTACGTGCGCTGGAATCGCCTGATCGCTCGCTCGCCACCGATGACCGACCCCAATGTGCTCCAACTCCTGGACAGCGCCCGTCGCACCATGGGCGTGAGGCGTCCCGTCACCCTGGTCAGCGTGCATGGTCTGAACAGCCCGGCGGTTTTCGGTTTGAGACAAATCTGGCTGCTTCTGCCGCGAAGTGCCGCGACTCAACTGAGCGACCAGGAACTCCAGATGGTTTTTCTGCACGAAATGGCCCACGTCCGCCGCCACGACCTCGGGCTGAATGTGGTGTTGATTGGCCTCCAATTCCTGCACTGGTTTAATCCGTTTATTTGGCTGGCCAGTCATCGGCTTCGCGCCGATGGCGAATTGGTCTGTGACCGTATGGTCATGAACCGGCTATTGGCGGCGGAACGGTCTCATTACGGACATCTGCTGCTCAAACTGGTTGGCGAATTCCAAACCTCGGTTTTTTCCGGAGCGATTCCGGTGGTTGGCAGCAAACAAGAAATTAGACGGAGGTTGTTTATGATCAAGCATCGTGGAGTTGGCGGTTTCAGGGCGAACCTAGTGGCGGCCCTGGCGGTGGCGGCGCTGGTTGGCGCCACCTTTACGCGCGCTCAGAGCGTCCAAAAGGTCGAATCTGCGCAAGGAACCGAATCCCCAAACGCCGGTCCTTCGCCGGATGCGAACGCCGGCCTCCCCGGACAAACACCGCAACTGGCGCGGGACTTGATGGGCACCTGGGTCCTGGTTGGCGAACCGGGCAAGATCGGCAAAGCGCCACGTGCCGGTGGGCGCTACAAGTTCTTTACCGGCTCGCATTGGTGCATCACGCAAGCCGACCCGGACAATCACGTGGTCATCTTTCACCACGGCGGCTCCTATTGGTTCAATGGGAATGAATACGTCGAAACCCTCCACTACGCCAACCCGACCACCATGGACCGGATCGGGCGGACCAATCATTTTCAAATCCAAATTGAAGGGGACACGCTGACCGACATTGGCATTGGCAATCCCTGGCGTGAGGTCTGGAAACGGGTCGGCAGCAAATCCAGCTCGGTTTCGGCATCACCCCTTGGCAAGGGTATGATCGGCGCATGGACGCTTGGTAACGAGCCGAACGCTTTCAAATTCATTACCGATTCCAGTTGGTGCGATACCACTGCAGACTCCAAGAACGGCATCGTGGTCTTTCATCATGGTGGCACCTGCACTTTAAAGGGAAATCGGTATGTGCAGAGCGTCGAATACGCCAACCCAAGCTCAATGAATCTGATCGGCCATTCTTCCAAGTTCGACGTCAGCGTTGACGGGGACACTTTGAAGATCGTTGGCGTCGGCAATCCCTGGACTCAAACCTGGAACCGTGCGAAGTAA
- the uvrA gene encoding excinuclease ABC subunit UvrA — MSKEFIRIGGAREHNLKDLTLNIPRDKLVVVTGLSGSGKSSLAFDTIYAEGQRKYVESLSAYARQFLDQMQKPDVDFIEGLSPAIAIEQRSAGYSPRSIIATTTEIYDYLRLLYAHIGQPYCPDSGAAIVRQTTSDIVDKILALPQRTRVMLLAPVVREQKGEFRDVVERLSREGFVRARIDGELFDLGNGTRVKLEAKSKHTIEAVVDRLVIDEKVRIRLSDSVETALRWGQGTLLTLHQLPDGDRSSGSDPRPQGPAPQPPPAWIETLHSNRNLSLATGKTYEVLTPKHFSFNAPVGACPVCHGLGQKMVFDEELIAPDPEKSLEQGAVLPWRRGGKRMVVYYKAMLRSVAGHFHQSMETPYKNLSDDFKRILLHGSGQTEIEFSFWRAGKVSKIARSFEGVIPNLERLYHESESEFTRNRLKGFMSPRFCDACNGQRLKPEILAVTLGTAEDKAKFKLADRAGSSGTDPGTETPEAKPKEGYGAKGSFPAPIPGLSIMDLCALSIEKADEFFAQLRLTEFQEKIARELIKEIRTRFGFLKNVGLGYLTLDRESGTLSGGEAQRIRLATQIGAGLVGVLYILDEPSIGLHQRDNDRLLRALLGLRDLGNSVLVVEHDADTIRHADYILDLGPGAGVRGGELVAAGSLPEVLSNPHSLTAKYLRGELSIPIPRQRVKPSPARGWLEVLGARENNLKNLHVRIPLGTLTCVTGVSGSGKSTLVDDILRRALFRKFFGSKERPGAHRALKGFEQLDKVIVIDQTPIGRTPRSNPATYTGMFNHIRDLFARLPAARIRGYESGRFSFNVKGGRCEKCQGDGLIKIEMHFLPPVYVMCEACNGRRYNRETLEITYKGKNIADVLDMTVDEAVTFFRAVPQIDEPLLTLAEVGLGYIGLGQSGTTLSGGEAQRVKLAAELSRKATGRTLYILDEPTTGLHFHDVAKLLEVLFKLRASGNTLLIIEHNLDVIKTADWIIDLGPEGGEAGGHIVAQGTPETVAQSQASYTGQYLAASLADVS; from the coding sequence GTGAGCAAAGAATTTATCAGGATCGGCGGGGCGCGTGAGCATAATCTCAAAGACCTCACGCTGAATATCCCCCGTGATAAGCTGGTGGTGGTCACCGGGTTGAGCGGGTCGGGCAAATCCTCGCTGGCTTTTGACACCATTTATGCCGAGGGCCAGCGCAAGTACGTCGAGTCGCTCTCGGCTTACGCGCGGCAGTTCCTGGACCAGATGCAGAAGCCCGACGTCGATTTTATCGAGGGGCTTTCGCCGGCCATCGCCATCGAGCAGCGCAGCGCCGGTTATAGCCCGCGCTCGATTATCGCCACGACTACCGAGATTTACGATTATCTGCGCTTGCTCTACGCTCATATCGGCCAGCCCTATTGCCCGGACTCCGGAGCAGCCATCGTTCGCCAGACCACCAGCGACATTGTCGATAAAATCCTCGCATTGCCCCAAAGAACGCGGGTGATGCTCCTCGCCCCGGTGGTGCGCGAGCAAAAGGGCGAGTTCCGGGATGTGGTGGAGCGTTTATCGCGCGAGGGTTTTGTGCGCGCGCGAATCGACGGCGAGTTGTTCGATCTGGGAAACGGAACCCGGGTCAAGCTCGAGGCCAAGAGCAAGCACACCATCGAGGCGGTGGTGGACCGGTTGGTTATTGATGAGAAGGTCCGCATTCGCTTGAGCGATTCGGTCGAGACGGCCCTGCGCTGGGGCCAGGGCACGTTGCTGACCCTGCACCAGTTGCCCGATGGGGATCGCAGCTCAGGCAGCGACCCCAGACCCCAGGGCCCTGCGCCCCAACCGCCGCCGGCCTGGATCGAAACTCTGCACTCCAATCGTAATCTGAGCCTGGCAACTGGCAAAACTTATGAGGTGCTCACCCCAAAGCACTTCTCTTTTAACGCCCCGGTTGGCGCCTGCCCGGTCTGCCATGGCCTGGGCCAAAAAATGGTCTTTGACGAGGAACTCATCGCGCCCGATCCCGAAAAGTCACTCGAACAGGGCGCCGTTTTGCCCTGGCGCCGCGGTGGCAAACGCATGGTGGTCTATTACAAGGCAATGCTCCGCAGTGTCGCCGGTCATTTCCACCAGAGCATGGAAACGCCTTACAAAAACCTTTCGGACGATTTCAAACGGATTCTCCTGCATGGCTCAGGCCAAACTGAAATTGAGTTCTCCTTTTGGCGGGCGGGCAAGGTGAGCAAGATAGCCCGTTCATTTGAGGGCGTCATCCCGAATCTCGAACGACTTTACCACGAAAGCGAAAGCGAATTCACCAGGAACCGGCTTAAAGGGTTCATGAGCCCGCGATTTTGCGACGCTTGCAATGGACAGAGACTCAAGCCGGAAATACTGGCCGTCACCCTCGGAACTGCAGAGGACAAGGCGAAGTTCAAGCTGGCTGACAGAGCCGGCTCTTCTGGCACAGACCCCGGCACGGAAACTCCCGAGGCCAAACCTAAAGAGGGCTATGGCGCTAAGGGCTCTTTCCCTGCGCCGATTCCCGGCCTGTCCATTATGGACCTATGCGCTCTCTCGATTGAAAAGGCCGATGAGTTCTTTGCCCAACTCAGGCTGACAGAATTCCAGGAGAAAATCGCCCGCGAGCTGATCAAAGAAATACGGACTCGGTTCGGATTCCTGAAGAATGTCGGTTTGGGTTATCTGACCCTCGACCGGGAGAGCGGCACCTTGAGTGGCGGCGAGGCGCAACGCATCCGGCTCGCCACCCAGATTGGCGCCGGCCTGGTTGGTGTGTTATACATTCTTGACGAACCCAGCATCGGCCTGCACCAACGCGATAATGATCGACTGTTGCGCGCCCTTTTGGGCCTGCGAGACTTGGGCAATTCAGTCCTGGTTGTCGAGCACGACGCCGATACGATTCGACACGCCGATTACATTCTCGATCTCGGCCCGGGCGCCGGAGTGCGTGGCGGTGAACTGGTGGCCGCCGGCTCCTTGCCGGAAGTGTTGTCCAACCCGCACTCCCTCACTGCCAAGTACCTTAGGGGCGAATTGTCAATTCCCATTCCGCGGCAGAGGGTAAAACCTTCTCCAGCCCGCGGCTGGCTCGAAGTGCTCGGCGCCCGGGAGAATAATCTGAAGAACCTGCATGTCAGAATACCCCTGGGCACATTGACGTGCGTTACTGGCGTGAGCGGTTCGGGCAAAAGCACGCTCGTCGATGATATCCTGCGGCGCGCCTTGTTCCGCAAGTTCTTCGGGTCGAAAGAACGGCCCGGGGCCCACCGTGCCCTCAAGGGTTTTGAGCAGCTCGACAAGGTCATTGTCATCGACCAGACCCCGATTGGCCGCACGCCCCGCAGCAATCCCGCCACTTATACCGGCATGTTCAATCATATCCGCGATCTATTCGCCCGCCTCCCTGCCGCCCGCATTCGGGGCTACGAATCTGGCCGTTTCAGTTTCAACGTCAAAGGTGGGCGCTGCGAAAAGTGCCAGGGGGATGGGTTGATAAAGATCGAAATGCATTTTCTGCCTCCGGTCTATGTCATGTGCGAGGCCTGCAATGGCCGGCGTTACAACCGGGAGACCCTCGAGATAACCTACAAAGGCAAAAACATCGCCGATGTCCTCGATATGACAGTCGATGAGGCGGTTACCTTTTTCCGCGCCGTGCCCCAAATTGATGAGCCGCTGCTCACCCTGGCTGAGGTCGGCCTCGGCTACATTGGCCTGGGACAGTCCGGCACGACCCTCAGCGGCGGCGAGGCCCAGCGCGTCAAACTCGCTGCCGAACTCAGTCGCAAAGCTACCGGACGTACCCTTTATATTCTGGATGAGCCGACCACGGGATTGCACTTTCATGATGTGGCCAAATTGCTCGAAGTGCTCTTTAAGCTGCGCGCCTCAGGCAACACCCTGCTGATCATCGAGCACAATCTTGATGTCATCAAGACCGCCGATTGGATCATCGATCTCGGGCCGGAAGGAGGCGAGGCGGGGGGCCACATTGTCGCCCAGGGCACGCCGGAGACAGTCGCCCAGTCCCAGGCCAGCTATACCGGCCAGTATCTTGCCGCCTCCCTCGCCGATGTTAGTTGA